From Streptomyces sp. SCSIO 75703:
GGAGGGCGACCGCGCCGGCTTCCGGGAGGACTCCCGCGACGGCGATGCCGACGGCCTGCGGCTGCGGGCGATGGCCGTCTCGCACGTCGACGGGCTGTCGCTGGCCCCGGACCCGGTCGGCGAGGTCTTCGTCTACGCCGCCCACCGGCTCGCCCACCGCTGCCTGACCTCCCGCCGCCCGGTGCTGGTCAGCCGCATGGAGCGCTCCGACTACGCGGCGGTGGCGCCCGGCCCCGGCGAGGCGGAGGTGCTGCGCCGGGCGGGCGTGCACTCGTACCTGGCCGTGCCGCTCATCGCCCGCGGGGTGCTGCTGGGCCTGGCCGACTTCGTGCGGGCCGGCGGCCGGCCCCCGTTCACCCGGGCCGACGCCGAACTGGCGACGGAGCTGGCCTCGAAGGCGGCGGTCTGCGTCGACAACGCGCGGCTGTACATGCGCGAGCACGAGCACGTGGTCACCCTGCAACGCGCGCTGCTGCCCCGTACCAGCCCCGACACCCCCGGACTCGACGTGTCCTCGTGCTACGCCCCCGCCGGGGACCCCGCGGCGGTGGGCGGCGACTGGTTCGACGTGGTCGCGCTGCCCAGCGGCCGTACGGCGCTGATGGTGGGGGACGTGATGGGGCGGGGTCTGGCCGCGGCGGCGACCATGGGCCGGCTGCGCACCGTGGCGCGGACGCTGATGGCCCTGGACATCGCGCCCGAACGACTGCTGGCCCGGCTGGACCTGGCCGCCCGCGATCTGGAGGAGGACCAGGTCGCCACCTGCCTGTGCGCGGTCTACGACCCCTACGGCGGCACCTTCCGCATCGCCAGCGCCGGTCATCCGCCGCCGCTGCTGACCGGGCCGGACGGCACCGCCTCCTTCCTGCCGGTGCCGGCCGGGGCGCCGCTGGGGACGGGCGTGATCCCGTACGACCCGGTGGACTTCGAGGTGCCCGAGCGGGTGCGGCTCACGCTGTACACGGACGGGCTGGTCCGCTCGCGCACCGCCGGTCTGGACGCACGGCTGGAGCGGCTGCGGGAGGCGGTCGGCGGGGACCTGCGGGGCGACGGCGAGGTGTGCGAGGAGGTCGTCGAGCGGGTCGGCGGGGACCGGTCCGACGACGCGATCGTGCTGGTCGCCGGGGTCCGGCCGCTCGCCCCCGAGGGGGACGTGTACGTACGGACGCTGCCGCCGGGCGGCAAGGCGGCCGGCCAGGCCCGCGCCATGGTGCGGGAGCGGCTGGCGGCGTGGGGGCTGCAGGAGCTGACCGACACGACGGAGCTGGTCGTCAGCGAACTGGTCGGCAACGCCCTGCGGTACGGGAACGCGCCCGGCGAGCTGCGGCTGCTGCGGTACGGGCGGCTCTCGGTCGAGGTCTCCGACTCGGGGCCGGACCTGCCGCAGATCCAGCACGCGGACGTGAGCGACGAGAGCGGGCGCGGCCTCCAGCTCATCAACATGCTCTGCCGGCGGTGGGGCTCCTGCCGGACCCCGGACGGCAAGGTGGTCTGGGCCGAACAGGACCTGCCTCCCCACGCCGCCCCGTAGCCCGGCGCCGCCCACGGGACCGGAGCACCCACCCGACCTCGCTCACCTGTTCGACGAGGAGGGTCGCGCGGGCACCGCGGACGGCGCCGCGCGCGACCCCTGTCGAACCCGGGACGGCCACGGGATATCTTGATGTCGAGCAATGTTGCAGACGTGGAGCGGAGCACCCGGTGACTGACTCGACCATCATCTACACCCACACTGACGAGGCCCCGGCCCTGGCGACGTATTCCTTCCTGCCGGTGGTCCGCGCGTACGCCGCGCAGGCCGGAGTCTCCGTGGAGACCCGCGACATCTCGCTGGCCGGACGCATCATCGCCGTGTTCCCGGAGTACCTCACCGAGGACCAGCGCATCCCGGACGCCCTCGCCGAACTGGGCGAGCTGGCCAAGACCCCCGCCGCCAACATCATCAAGCTGCCGAACATCTCGGCGTCCATCCCGCAGCTCAAGGCCGCCGTCGCCGAGCTGCAGGCCCAGGGCTACGCCCTGCCGGACTACCCGGACGACCCGCGGACCGACGAGGAGCGCGAGGTCCGCGCCCGCTACGACAAGATCAAGGGCTCCGCGGTCAACCCGGTCCTGCGCGAGGGCAACTCCGACCGCCGCGCCCCGGCGTCGGTCAAGAACTACGCGAAGACCCACCCGCACCGCATGGGCGCCTGGAGCGCGGACTCCAAGACCAACGTGGCCACCATGGGCGAGAACGACTTCCGGTCCACCGAGAAGTCCGTCGTGATCGCCGAGGACGGCGCGCTCCGCATCGAGCTGGTCGGCGACGACGGCACCACCACCGTGCTGCGCGAGTCGGTACCGGTCCTGGCGGGCGAGGTCGTCGACGCCTCCGTGCTGCGGGTCGCCGCGCTGCGCGAGTTCCTCACCGCGCAGGTCGCCCGCGCCAAGGCCGAGGGCATCCTCTTCTCCGTGCACCTGAAGGCCACGATGATGAAGGTCTCCGACCCGATCATCTTCGGCCACGTGGTGCGTGCCTTCTTCCCGAAGACCTTCGCCCGCCACGGCGAGGTCCTCGCGCGGGCCGGCCTGACCCCGAACGACGGTCTGGGCGGCATCTACAAGGGCCTGGAGTCGCTGCCCGAGGGCGCCGAGATCAAGGCGTCCTTCGACGCCGAGCTGGCCGAGGGCCCGGAGCTGGCCATGGTCGACTCCGACAAGGGCATCACCAACCTGCACGTGCCCTCCGACGTCATCGTCGACGCCTCCATGCCGGCCATGATCCGCACCTCCGGCCACATGTGGGGCCCGGACGGGAAGGAGCACGACGCCCTCGCCGTCCTGCCGGACTCCAGCTACGCCGGCGTGTACCAGGCCGTCATCGAGGACTGCCGCGCCCACGGCGCCTACGACCCCTCCACCATGGGCTCGGTGCCCAACGTCGGCCTGATGGCGCAGAAGGCCGAGGAGTACGGCAGCCACGACAAGACCTTCGAGATCCCCGCCACCGGCACGGTCCGTGTGGTCGACGCCCACGGCACCGCCGTGCTGGAGCAGACGGTGTCCGCCGGCGACATCTTCCGCGCCTGCCAGACCAAGGACGCCCCGATCCGCGACTGGGTCAAGCTGGCCGTCACCCGTGCCCGCGCCACCGGCTCCCCGGCCGTCTTCTGGCTGGACGAGGGCCGCGCGCACGACGCCAACCTGATCGCCAAGGTCGAGCAGTACCTGCCCGAGCACGACACCGAGGGCCTGGACATCCGCATCCTGTCCCCCGAGGAGGCGACCAAGCTGTCGGTGGAGCGCATCCGCCGCGGCGAGGACACCATCTCCGTGACCGGCAACGTGCTGCGCGACTACCTGACCGACCTGTTCCCGATCCTGGAGCTGGGCACCAGCGCCAAGATGCTGTCGGTCGTGCCGCTGATGGCGGGCGGCGGCCTCTTCGAGACCGGTGCCGGCGGCTCCGCGCCCAAGCACGTGCAGCAGCTCGTCAAGGAGAACTACCTGCGCTGGGACTCCCTCGGCGAGTTCTTCGCCCTGGTGCCGTCCCTGGAGCAGTACGCCTCGACCACGGGCAACACCCGCGCCAAGGTCCTCGCCGACGCCCTGGACCGCGCCACGGCGACCTTCCTCAACGAGGACAAGTCCCCGACCCGGCGCGTGGGCGGCATCGACAACCGCGGCAGCCACTTCTACCTGTCCCTGTACTGGGCGCAGGAGCTGGCCGCGCAGACCGACGACGCGGACCTCGCCAAGGCGTTCGCGCCGCTGGCGGAGACCCTCGCCGCCGACGAGCGGAAGATCGTCGACGAGCTGGTCGCCGTCCAGGGCAGCCCGGCCGAGATCGGCGGCTACTACCAGCCCGACCCGGCCAAGGCGGCCGAGGTCATGCGCCCCTCCGCCACCTGGAACGCGGCGCTGGCCTCGCTGGCCTGATCCGCACCGCTCCCGGCGACACCGGCACCCCGTCCCCGCTCCGGCGCGGGCGGGGTGCCCGCCGTTCACCAGGCGCGGGTGGCGACCAGTTCCTCGGCGTCCGCCCCGGGGAAGCCGTAGATCCGGGAGATGTGCCAGAAGTCCTCGGCTATGGCCTCCCGGGCCACCGTCTCGATCTCGCTGCCGGCCGCCTCGAACGCCTCCTCCAGGGCGTTGAACTCCTCCGTCGCCGCGTGCGTCAGCGCGTACAGCTCCGCCAGGCCGGCGGGCCGCTCGGCCTCGATGCGCGCGCAGAGCCGCCGCAGGATCGCGCGGCCCCGGTCCACCACCTCGTCGGGGAAGTACGGGTCCCGGTACAGCTCGCGCAGGAACGGGTGCGCGCTCGCGCGCGGATCGGTGACGGTCATGGCGCCCCTCTTCGTGGTCCCGGGCCCGGGGCGCGGTCCGCGCCCCGGTGCCATGATGCTGCCGCACACCACTGACAACGCCCCGGCTCCGACCACATCCCCAGGGAGCAGCCCGTGACCGACGGCCCGTCCTCCTTCTCTCTGCTGCCCGGCGCCCCGCACTCCCCCGTGATCCTGCACGTGCCGCACGACGCGCGGGCGATCCCGCCCGGGGTCCGCACGGGCATCGCCCTGGACGACGCGGCGCTGGAACGGGAGCTGGACCACCTCACCGACGCCCACACGGCCCGGATCGCCGAGGCGGCGGCCGCGCGGGCGGGCGTCACGCCCTGGCGGTTCGTCAACCGGCTCTCCCGGCTGGTGGTGGACCCGGAGCGCTTCCCCGACGAGCGCGAGGAGATGCTCGCCGTGGGCATGGGCGCCGTGTACACGCGCACCGCGCACCGGGGTGTGCTGCGGCCGGAGGACACCGATCCGGAGCCGCTGCTCGCCCGCTACTTCCGCCCGTACGCGCGGGCGATGACCGAGGCGGTGGCCGGCCGGCTCGCCGCCACCGGCCGGGCCGTCGTCGTCGACGTGCACTCCTACCCGAGCCGGCCGCTGCCCTACGAACTGCACGGCGACGGCCCGCGCCCGCCGGTCTGCCTGGGCACCGACGCCTTCCACACCCCGCCCGCCCTGCTCGCGGCGGCCCGCGACGCCTTCGCCCCGTGCGGGGAGACCGTGCCGGACACCCCGTTCGCGGGGGCCTACGTGCCGCTGGAGTTCCACGGGCGGCGCCCGGAGGTCGCCGCGCTGATGGTGGAGATCCGCCGGGACACCTACATGAGCGAGCCGGGCGGCGCCCCCGGGCCGGGCCTGGAACGCCTCGCCGGCTGCCTGGCGGCGCTAATCGACGCGGTCGGCGACGGCTTCCCGCCGGGTGACGGCACGCCGGTCAGGCGCGCAGCCACTCGGTGACGACGACCTCGCCGCCGGTGCGCAGCCGCAGCGCGAACGGCCCGGCGGGCGGGGTCCCGCCGGAGAAGCGGCCCAGGTCGTCCGCGGTCAGCCGGGCCGACGGGCGCGGCCCGGCCAGTACCTCGACCTCCGCAGGGCCCGGCGGCAGCACCTGCCCGATCAGCCCCTCGGCGCCCACCTCGACGTCGACGGTGACCGCACCGGCCTGGAAGGTCAGCATCCGGGGCGGTGCCTCCTCGCCCCGCACGGGCAGCGAGTCGACCAGCGAGTCGAAGGTCAGCTCGGCGAGACGGGCGTCCAGGTCGCGCAGGGCGTAGGACTCCACGGCGATCGTGCGCAGGGCGGCCGGGACCGGGTCGAGGATCGCGGCGGCCTGCCGCAGCTCCTCCTCCAGCAGGCCGTCGGCGAGCAGGTCGTCGTCGGCCGCCCCGTCCGGGAACAGGCCCTCGTCGTCGTCCTCGTGTGCCGTGCTCATGTCGTCCCCCGGGTCTCCAGCCGGGCCCGCAGCCGGCGCAGGCAGCGCTGGCGCGTCGGGCCGATGCTGCCCACCGCGATACCGAGGGCGGCGGACACCTCCTGATAGCTGGGCGGCGGCGAGGCCATCAGCACCCGCAGCAACTGCCGGCACCGCTCGCCCAGTTCCTCGAACTCCTGCCACAGCCGCCGGACCCGCTCGGTCTGGGCGGCGGCCTCCTCGGAGTCGAGCACCGACTCCTCCGGCGTCCGGTCCTCGCTGGCCCGGTCGAGCAGGTGCACGTCGTCGGTCGGCGTCCACCGCTGGGACGCCCTGATCACCTTCAGGCACTCGTGGCGGGCGGTGCTCGCCAGCCAGGAGCCGCTCTTCTCCGGTTCGCGGATGCGCCCGAGGTGCTGGGTGAAGCGGAACCAGGCGGTCTGGTACACCTCGTGGGCGTCGGCGTCGGAGAGCCCGTGCGCCCGCACCACCGACCACACCAGCGGGCCCAGCCCGTCCACCAACGCCTTCCAGGCCGCCGCGTCACCGTCGGCGGCGGACTGGACGAGCACCCCGACCTCTGCACGGTCCACGGTCCCACCCCTCGTGTACGACAGGTCATCGTACGCCGCGGAAGAGGTGGTTCCGTCCCGTGCGAGGGCGATCACGCGCCGTCCCCGGACGCGTCGGCGGCGACCGGGCTCCACGTGGGCGGGAGCAGGGCCGGGACGTCCTCGCCCCGGACCCCGGCGACGCCGGCGTCCTCCGCGAGGAGCCGTCCGCCGGCCGCCCGGGGGTCGTCCTCCCCGCGGTCCGTCATGCGGGAGGCGACCAGGCCGGCGACGACGGGGGTGGCGAAGGAGGTGCCGCTCCACTGCGCGGGCCCCTCGAACATCACCTGGTCCGCCTTGGCGGGCCCCTGCCCCGGCTCGCTCAGCACCCCGCTGTGCCGCGGGTGCCGGCAGGTGCAGGCGTAGGGGAACCCGTAGCGGCAGTCGTCGTAGGTGGAGTGCTGGTACACGTACGGGACGGGGGTGGTGAAGCCGGTGAGGGGGCCGGTCAGCCGCTCGCCGGGGGCCCAGACCCGCACCCACGGGCCGTGGTTGCTGAAGCAGGCGGCCCCCTCGCCGTCCGCGCGCAGCGCGCCGACCGAGAGCACGCTGTCCTCCCAGCCGGGCAGGCCGGCGTAGGCGGCGGGCCAGAAGGGGGTGGCGCTGCCGTTGTTGCCGGCGGCGGCGACCAGCAGGGTGCGCCGGGCGCGCAGTTCCTCCATGAAGGCGTGCACGCCGAGCAGTCCGTCGGCGCGGCCGTTGGAGGTGCCGGCGGAGAGGCTGAGGATGTCGGGCCAGCCGCCCTCGTCGACGGCCTCGAAGAGCCTCTCGCCGAACTCGGACTCCAGGATCGCCCCGGCGTCGTTGAGGGTGCCGCGCACGGTCACGTCGGTGTTCGGGGCGACGGCGGCGACCAGTCCGGCGATGAAGGTGCCGTGTCCGGAGTACTGGCGCAGCACGCCGTCCTCGTCGCACTCGTCGGTCTCCGGGTCGCCGTCGGTGCGGGCGAGCAGCGGGCAGTCGCGGTGGTCGCGCACGAGGCCGGTGTCGACCACGAGGACGCCGACGGCGGTGGCCGGGTCGTAGGGCGTGCTGGCCGGGGCCGGGTTGGGCGGCGTGGTGCGCGGCAGCGGGACGGGTTCGTCGCCGGGGCAGGCGTTGACGGCGATGGAGACGATGTGGTTGCGGCTGACCAGCCGGCGGCCGGCCCGGCCCTCCAGGGCGCGCAGCGAGCGCAGGGCCCCGGCGACCGCCGGATCGCCCTCGGCGCCGCCCTCGCCTGGGTCGGCGACCCGGATGCGGGTGATCCCGGAGCGGTTGGTGCGCGGGCCGGCCCGGCGCACCCGGTCCGCGCTCAGTCCGGCGGTGGCCGTGAAGTGCTCGCGCACGGTGTCCTCGACGAGGCGGGCCTCCTCGCCGTCGCGGGCGAGGACGACGCCCTTCTCGTACAGGAACTCGCCGGAGTCGTCCGGGCCCATCGCCAGCGGCACGTCCGGCATCGAGCGCTGGATCTGGGCGAACTGCTCGCGGAATCGCTGGGGTGCCATGCGTGTCCTCCCACTGGTGCGCCGGTCGTCAACCAGAGTCGCCGGCGGCCGGGCTGATACAGGCTCGCACCTGTGGGGGAAGGTGGCGGAGCACTACCATCCGTGTGTGTGACGGCGGTTGTTGACGACGATACGGTCCTGCGGCTGCTGCCGATGGTGTTCGCCGCGCCCGGCGAGGCACTGGCGGGGGCCGAGAAGGTCCTCGCCTCCGGTCCGCCGCCGCTGCACGCGTCCGTGGCCCACCAGGTGATCGGCATCTGGCAGCGGGACTTCGGGGACACCCGGCGTGCCCTGGCCCATCTGCGCCGGGCCCGTGACCTGGCCGCCCGCGCCGAGTCGCCGGAGCGGGAGGCGGACGTGCTCGCCACGCTCGGGGTGGCGCTGGTGCACTCGGGACGCACCCGGCAGGGGCTGGCCGCGTTCGAGCGGGGCGTGGCGCGCGGCACCGGGCACACCCGGGCGCGGGTGCTGTTCCGGCGGGCGTACGTCTGGTGGGTGCTGGGCCGGCACGGCGAGGCGCTGGACGACGTACGGCGGGCGATCCCGGTGCTGCGGCAGGCGGCCGACGTGATCTGGACGGCGCGGGCGCTGACCCTGCGGGCCACCGTGCACCTGGCTCTGGGGGCGGTGGAGCGGGCGGACGCGGACTTCACGGCGGCGGAGGCCCTGTGGGACACGACGGGCCAGGAGCACGACAAGGCCGACGCGGTGGAGAGCCGGGGTCTGGCGGCGTTCCGCTCGGGGGACGTGCCGGCGGCGCTGCGGCTGCTGGACGAGGCGGAGGAGCGGTACGCGAAGCTCGGCACGCCCACGTTCATGCTGACCATCCGGCGCTGCGAGGTGCTGATGGCGGCGGGGCTGGCGCCGGAGGCGCTGGCCGAGGCGGACGGGGCGATCACCGCGCTGGACGGCATGGGCGGGCAGTCCACCCGCAAGGCCGAGTTGCTGCTGGTGGCCGCGCGGGCGGCCCGGCTGGCGGACGATCCGCAGGCCGCGATCGCCCGTGCGGCGCTCGCGGTGCGGCTCTTCGCCGGGCAGCGCCGCACCTGGTACGAGAGCCACGCCCGGCTGGTGCTGGCGGAGGCGCGGCGGGCGGCGGGGCGCGGCTCGGGCCGGCTGGTGGCGGACGCGGCGGCGGTGGCACGGCGGCTGGCCGCGGCCGGGGCCCCGGCGGCACCGGAGGCGTCGCTGCTGGCGGGCCGGATCGCGCTGGAGCTGGGCTGGACGCAGGACGCGGAACGGCACCTGGCGGTCGCCGCCCGCAGCCGGGGGGCCGGTCCGCCGCTGGCCCGGATGACCGGCTGGGCGGCGCAGGCGCTGCGGGCGCGGGCGGCCGGTTCGCACCGGGGCGTGCTGGAGGCGTGCCGGCGGGGACTGGACGTGCTCGACGACCACCGGATGACGCTGGGCGCCTCCGAGTTGCGGGCGCGGGCCACGGCGCAGGGCGCGGAACTGGCGGCGCTGGCGCAGCGGGCGAGCCTCGCCTCGGGCGGGCCGCGGCGGCTGCTGGTGTGGAGCGAGCGGTGGCGGGCGACGGTGCTGTCGGCGCCACCCGCCCGGCCGCCCGCCGATCCGGCGCTGCTCAGCGGGATGACGGCGTTCCGGGAGATCGCCGCCCGCGCGGAGGAGGCCCGCCGGGACGGCGGCCGTCCGGTGCCCGCGCTGGAGCGGGAACAGCGGCGGCTGGAGCGGGAGATCAGGTCGCGGACGCTGCACATGCGGGGCGAGGCGCCCGGCGGCGGCGACCGCTTCGACGTCGCCCGGCTGCTGGAACGGCTGGGCGAGGGCGTCCGTCTGGTGGAGCTGGTCGTCCTGGACGGCCGGGTGCACGTCCTGCTGTGCGGCCGGGGCCGGGTGCGGCGGTACGAGGCGGGGCTGCTGGCGGAGGCGGAGCGGGAGGCCGAGCACGTCCAGGCGGGGCTGCGGCGGCTGGCCCACCCGGGGGCGGAGGCGCGGCTGCCGCTGGTGGAGGCGGCCGGACGCCGGCTCCAGGAACTGCTGCTCGGCCCGGCGGCCGACCGGCTGGGCGCGGGCCCGGTCGTGGTGGTGCCGCCGGCCCGGCTGCACCGGGTGCCGTGGGCGCTGCTGCCGGCGCTGCGGGAGCGGGTGCTCAGCGTCTCCCCGTCGGCGACGAGCTGGCTCCGCGCCCACGAGACGGCTCCGCCGCCGGGCGGGCGCGAGGTCCTGGTCCGCGGCCCCGGCCTGGCGGGCGGCGGCGCGGAGGTGACCGAACTCGCGGACCGCGGTGGGACGGGCGAAGGCCCCGGGGCGCCCGGCGGCGGGCAGGCGGGAGCGGGGCGGGACGGTCCTCCGCCCGGCCGGCGGATCGTGCTGGAGGGGGACGCGGCGCGGGTGCCGCGGGTGCTGCGGGAGCTGGACGGGGCCGCGCTGGCGCACATCGCGGCGCACGGCACCTTCCGGGCGGACAGTCCGCTGTTCTCCTCGCTGCGGATGGCGGACGGGCCGCTCATCGCGCACGATCTGGAGCGCCTGCGGCGCAGCCCGTACCGGATCGTCCTGTCCTGTTGCGACACGGCGCGGTTCGCCACGGTCGGCGCCGACGAACTGCTCGGCCTGGTCACGGCGTTGCTGCCGCTCGGCACGGCGGGGGTGGTGGCGTGCAGCGCGCCGGTCAACGACGCGGCCGTGGTCCCGCTCATGCTGGCGCTGCACAAGGGGCTCGATGCCGGGCTGTCCCTGGCGGAGGCGCTGCGCGACGCGCGGGCCGCGCTGCCGGGCGACGCGCTGCACCAGGCGACGGGGTGGGCGTTCAGCGCCTTCGGCGCCGCGTGAGCCGTCAGGCGGGTTGTGCCTCGGGCACGCCGACCAGGCAGGGCAGGGCCGTGCGGTCGCCCGCGCCGAGCCGGGCGTAGGCGCCGTACAGGTGGTTGCCGACGGTGCGGACGGAGAGGGTGAGCCGCTCGGCGATCTGCCGGTTGCTCAGGCCGGCCGCGGCGAGCGTGACGACCTGCCGTTGCCGTGCGGTGAGTTCGCCGAGGGCGGGTGCGGACAGGGCCGGGGTGCGGGCGCCCTGGCAGCGCCGGGCGAGTGCGGCGGCGCGGGCGCGGGCGGTACGGGCGGCGAGGGGGGCGCGGTGCGCGCGGGCGGCCTGGGCGTGCGCCTCCGCCGCGAAGAGCAGGAAGCCGCGCCGTTCCAGCTCCCCGGCCACGCGGTCGAGAGCGGGTCCGTCGGCGCGGGCCAGGGCGTCGGCGTGGTCGGCGAAGACGCCGGTGAGCCGGCCGGTGGCGCGCTCCGGGACGCCGAGGCGGACGGCGTCGTAGGGGTCCCCGTCGGCCGCCGTACGGGCCGCCCCGTCGAGGTCACCGCGTGCGGCGGCGGCCCAGGCGGTGACGGAGGGGGCGGGGCGGGGCCCGGGGACCGCGCGGGGGCCGGTGCGCCCGGGCTCCGCGGAAGGGCGGGCCCCGCCGGTCTCGGTGCCGTACGCCCCCTCACCGGCACCCGGCGCACCGTCCGCCGCCGGCCCCGGCCCCCCGTCACCCGGTGCGGCCGGGCTCCCGGCCGCCGCGCTCACCGCGGGCGGGATCACGCCGGACTGGGCGGTGGCCAGGGCGAGTTCGGCGCGGCAGGACGGGTCGGCCGGGTCGTGCCGCAGCCCCTCGCGGGCCCAGGACGCCGCCTCGCGCAGCAGGCCGCCCAGCCGGGCGAACCGGGCGCGGACGGCGGCGTACCCGCCCGGCACCGGCAGCCCCTCCCCCGCGAGCCACTCCCCCACGGGCGCCCGCGGCTCCCGTACGTCGGCCCGCGCGATCCGTCCCAGCAGCGCGGCCCGCTCCGCCGCCAGGGCCGGCCCGCACCGGTCGGGGGCGCCGGTGAAGCGCCGGGCTCGCAGCCGCCCGGCGCCCTCCCGCAGCACGGCCCCGTGCAGGGGGTGGGCGAGGTGGGCGGCGCCCCGGTCGTCGACGCGGACCAGCCCGTGGGCCTCCAGGGACTCTGTGGCGAGCGGGCCGAGGGCGTCGGCGTCGAGCGGGAGGGGTTCGGCGAAGGCGAGCCGTTCGAGGGCCTCCCGCTCCCGGGGCCGGAGGCGGTCGAGGACGGGCGCCACGCGTTCCCGTACGGCGGTGGTGACCGGCACCGGGCCCCGCCAGGCCCGTTCCCGCGTGCCCGGGACGGGGTCGAGCGGCCCGTGCCGGAGCACGGCGGCGTGCAGGTCGCGCAGCAGCCGCAGGTCCCCGTGGGCGAGGCGGTGCAGCCGTGCGGCGGTGAGCGGTTCCGGGGCGGCGCCCGTGGCGGCGGTGAGCAGGCCGGCGGTCTCCGGGGCGGGCAGGGGCTCCAGGTGGAGGCGGGGCAGCAGTTCGCCGGACCAGAGCCGGGACACGGCCGCCGGTACCTCGCCGTCCGTGGTGGCGGCGACGGCGAGGCGGGTGCGTCCGTGCACGGCGAGCTGGTGGACGAGGGCGGCGGAGGCGTCGTCGAGCAGGTGCGCGTCGTCCACGAACAGCAGCCGGACTCCGGACAGGAGGCGCACGGCGCGGTGCAGGGTGACGGAGTCGGGAAGCAGGTGGGCGAAGGCGGCGAAGGCGATGCCGCGCGCCCCCGGCGTCCCGGTGACGCGGGCGCAGCCGGTGCCGCGCAGCGCCTCGGTCAGCAGCCGGGTCTTGCCGCGTCCGGCCGGTCCGGTCACGGCGACGCCGGGCCGCCCGGCCGCCACGGACCGGCGGACCAGGTCGAGTTCGGCCGTGCGCCCGGTGAACGGCCAGGGCGTGCCGGGGTGCGTCTCGTCTCGCGCGTCAGTCCTCACGGCAACAGGAGTCGCCCTGCTCACCCCTGATACAGGGCGACTTGAGTAGCCCCCGACTCAGGCGCCCGGCGGGGGCGGCGCGGCAGGCTGGGGCCCATGACCGCACGGTACTGCTCGCTCGCGCCGCGGCCGGCTCCCGCGTTCGCGCCGGGGATGGCCGCCGAGCGCGCAGCCGCGCTCGCGGGCGGGCAGCGGATGTGGGTCAACGGCACCGTGCTGCACTACTGCTTCCTCGGCGCCGACACCGACGCCTCCGTCGTGCCGATGCCGGGGACCGGCCGGCCGCGCCGGGAGCCGTGGCCGGGCGCGCGGGCGCAGCGCGACGTGGTCCGCGACTGTTTCGCCGAGTGGCAGGACCTCGGGATCGGCCTCGAACTGCGGGAGGTCGGCGACCGGT
This genomic window contains:
- a CDS encoding DUF5713 family protein, producing MTVTDPRASAHPFLRELYRDPYFPDEVVDRGRAILRRLCARIEAERPAGLAELYALTHAATEEFNALEEAFEAAGSEIETVAREAIAEDFWHISRIYGFPGADAEELVATRAW
- a CDS encoding SpoIIE family protein phosphatase gives rise to the protein MRDRQWPLGARRPPHPLVGVRRALGSALRPMADALGARRRLAWLNEAGIRIGTTLDLGRTAEELADFTVPELADGCAVDLLESVLRFREGDRAGFREDSRDGDADGLRLRAMAVSHVDGLSLAPDPVGEVFVYAAHRLAHRCLTSRRPVLVSRMERSDYAAVAPGPGEAEVLRRAGVHSYLAVPLIARGVLLGLADFVRAGGRPPFTRADAELATELASKAAVCVDNARLYMREHEHVVTLQRALLPRTSPDTPGLDVSSCYAPAGDPAAVGGDWFDVVALPSGRTALMVGDVMGRGLAAAATMGRLRTVARTLMALDIAPERLLARLDLAARDLEEDQVATCLCAVYDPYGGTFRIASAGHPPPLLTGPDGTASFLPVPAGAPLGTGVIPYDPVDFEVPERVRLTLYTDGLVRSRTAGLDARLERLREAVGGDLRGDGEVCEEVVERVGGDRSDDAIVLVAGVRPLAPEGDVYVRTLPPGGKAAGQARAMVRERLAAWGLQELTDTTELVVSELVGNALRYGNAPGELRLLRYGRLSVEVSDSGPDLPQIQHADVSDESGRGLQLINMLCRRWGSCRTPDGKVVWAEQDLPPHAAP
- a CDS encoding sigma-70 family RNA polymerase sigma factor — translated: MDRAEVGVLVQSAADGDAAAWKALVDGLGPLVWSVVRAHGLSDADAHEVYQTAWFRFTQHLGRIREPEKSGSWLASTARHECLKVIRASQRWTPTDDVHLLDRASEDRTPEESVLDSEEAAAQTERVRRLWQEFEELGERCRQLLRVLMASPPPSYQEVSAALGIAVGSIGPTRQRCLRRLRARLETRGTT
- a CDS encoding N-formylglutamate amidohydrolase; translated protein: MTDGPSSFSLLPGAPHSPVILHVPHDARAIPPGVRTGIALDDAALERELDHLTDAHTARIAEAAAARAGVTPWRFVNRLSRLVVDPERFPDEREEMLAVGMGAVYTRTAHRGVLRPEDTDPEPLLARYFRPYARAMTEAVAGRLAATGRAVVVDVHSYPSRPLPYELHGDGPRPPVCLGTDAFHTPPALLAAARDAFAPCGETVPDTPFAGAYVPLEFHGRRPEVAALMVEIRRDTYMSEPGGAPGPGLERLAGCLAALIDAVGDGFPPGDGTPVRRAATR
- a CDS encoding NADP-dependent isocitrate dehydrogenase; protein product: MTDSTIIYTHTDEAPALATYSFLPVVRAYAAQAGVSVETRDISLAGRIIAVFPEYLTEDQRIPDALAELGELAKTPAANIIKLPNISASIPQLKAAVAELQAQGYALPDYPDDPRTDEEREVRARYDKIKGSAVNPVLREGNSDRRAPASVKNYAKTHPHRMGAWSADSKTNVATMGENDFRSTEKSVVIAEDGALRIELVGDDGTTTVLRESVPVLAGEVVDASVLRVAALREFLTAQVARAKAEGILFSVHLKATMMKVSDPIIFGHVVRAFFPKTFARHGEVLARAGLTPNDGLGGIYKGLESLPEGAEIKASFDAELAEGPELAMVDSDKGITNLHVPSDVIVDASMPAMIRTSGHMWGPDGKEHDALAVLPDSSYAGVYQAVIEDCRAHGAYDPSTMGSVPNVGLMAQKAEEYGSHDKTFEIPATGTVRVVDAHGTAVLEQTVSAGDIFRACQTKDAPIRDWVKLAVTRARATGSPAVFWLDEGRAHDANLIAKVEQYLPEHDTEGLDIRILSPEEATKLSVERIRRGEDTISVTGNVLRDYLTDLFPILELGTSAKMLSVVPLMAGGGLFETGAGGSAPKHVQQLVKENYLRWDSLGEFFALVPSLEQYASTTGNTRAKVLADALDRATATFLNEDKSPTRRVGGIDNRGSHFYLSLYWAQELAAQTDDADLAKAFAPLAETLAADERKIVDELVAVQGSPAEIGGYYQPDPAKAAEVMRPSATWNAALASLA
- a CDS encoding S8/S53 family peptidase, which codes for MAPQRFREQFAQIQRSMPDVPLAMGPDDSGEFLYEKGVVLARDGEEARLVEDTVREHFTATAGLSADRVRRAGPRTNRSGITRIRVADPGEGGAEGDPAVAGALRSLRALEGRAGRRLVSRNHIVSIAVNACPGDEPVPLPRTTPPNPAPASTPYDPATAVGVLVVDTGLVRDHRDCPLLARTDGDPETDECDEDGVLRQYSGHGTFIAGLVAAVAPNTDVTVRGTLNDAGAILESEFGERLFEAVDEGGWPDILSLSAGTSNGRADGLLGVHAFMEELRARRTLLVAAAGNNGSATPFWPAAYAGLPGWEDSVLSVGALRADGEGAACFSNHGPWVRVWAPGERLTGPLTGFTTPVPYVYQHSTYDDCRYGFPYACTCRHPRHSGVLSEPGQGPAKADQVMFEGPAQWSGTSFATPVVAGLVASRMTDRGEDDPRAAGGRLLAEDAGVAGVRGEDVPALLPPTWSPVAADASGDGA